The proteins below are encoded in one region of bacterium:
- a CDS encoding tetratricopeptide repeat protein → MGFLDSFKKMFSAKDQEDRVSLSRKVQASPNDPQARQKLGIFLMHQGEVVEGLDQFARAAVLYEKDGFASKAIAVLRQMQKHDPGNNDFQKWLIRLLAQEGLSSDAQAELRKIASDPTRFTSDEPRLDFFRQTAEYLKKNPLPRLYICDILRGQKKLHEAVNELEKAVPQVMSSGMYAEFSERLRSVVLQAGGDPVVLEPCGFLWLAIGVPEEGLPILDRVAEVESENGDPARKAIVEEVLGAIRGGWNVAAAGVFSFTDAAAKRAEPEPVRVEAPPPPPAHAEPPPPVPEEEPPPPGETPEEGYEREESIVRSALGRLQAKVDEEIGDTDLEARYNLGIAYKEMGLLDEAVTEFRLAMRKPELFVGAGSLMADTLADRSDFDGALAVLDAILATSPAGDEVVRDVRYHKAVLLENAGRKDEARKIFREIQEKSPGYRDVEARLRR, encoded by the coding sequence CTTTCCAGGAAGGTGCAGGCGTCGCCGAACGACCCGCAGGCACGCCAGAAGCTCGGCATCTTCCTTATGCACCAGGGAGAGGTCGTCGAGGGGCTGGACCAGTTCGCCCGTGCCGCCGTCCTCTACGAGAAGGACGGATTCGCGAGCAAGGCGATCGCGGTCCTGCGCCAGATGCAGAAGCACGATCCCGGGAACAACGACTTCCAGAAATGGCTGATCCGGCTGCTGGCGCAGGAGGGGCTCTCCTCGGATGCCCAGGCGGAGCTGCGGAAGATTGCCTCGGATCCGACCCGGTTCACCTCCGATGAGCCGCGGCTCGACTTTTTCCGGCAGACGGCGGAGTACCTCAAGAAGAACCCCCTGCCGCGGCTGTACATCTGCGACATCCTCCGGGGCCAGAAGAAACTGCACGAGGCGGTCAACGAACTGGAAAAGGCGGTTCCGCAGGTCATGTCGAGCGGGATGTACGCCGAATTCTCCGAGCGGTTGCGCTCCGTCGTTCTCCAGGCCGGCGGCGACCCGGTCGTCCTCGAGCCGTGCGGCTTCCTTTGGCTTGCGATCGGGGTGCCGGAGGAAGGGCTCCCGATCCTGGACCGGGTCGCCGAAGTCGAGTCGGAGAACGGCGATCCCGCACGCAAGGCGATCGTGGAGGAGGTCCTCGGCGCCATCCGCGGCGGATGGAATGTCGCCGCCGCCGGGGTGTTCTCCTTCACCGATGCGGCCGCCAAGCGGGCCGAGCCGGAGCCGGTGCGGGTGGAAGCGCCGCCGCCTCCCCCGGCGCACGCCGAACCCCCCCCTCCGGTTCCCGAGGAAGAGCCGCCCCCCCCGGGGGAGACCCCCGAGGAGGGGTACGAGCGGGAGGAGAGCATCGTCCGGAGCGCCCTCGGCCGGCTTCAGGCGAAGGTCGACGAAGAGATCGGGGACACGGACCTCGAGGCCCGGTACAACCTCGGGATCGCCTACAAGGAGATGGGGCTGCTCGACGAAGCCGTCACGGAGTTCCGCCTGGCGATGCGCAAGCCGGAACTGTTCGTCGGGGCGGGGTCGCTCATGGCCGATACCTTGGCCGACCGCTCCGACTTCGATGGTGCGCTCGCCGTGCTCGACGCGATCCTCGCCACGTCCCCCGCGGGGGATGAGGTGGTCCGCGATGTGCGCTACCACAAGGCGGTCCTTTTGGAAAACGCGGGGAGGAAGGACGAGGCGCGGAAGATCTTCCGGGAGATCCAGGAAAAGTCCCCCGGGTATCGTGATGTCGAGGCCCGCCTGCGTCGTTGA